The Topomyia yanbarensis strain Yona2022 chromosome 3, ASM3024719v1, whole genome shotgun sequence nucleotide sequence aatccaaaaagtcacacgtatTGCGTAGATGTTAAACAACTGGCTAGTGATGTCCCGATAGTAAACACAGAGGATCTGTTTACCGACGAGGAATGTGAACCGATATCGTCTTTTGGTATAAGAACCAAACGCCTTGGACTATGCATAATTTCAAGTCTgtaaaatttttggaaaagacatttttttgtgcataaggacacaagacCCAAAATAAAGTACGGTAAGACCAAATTGGCCTCatccaatttttttggaaatttttcgtATCTGTTTTGGCGTCCTTTTCATGTCAGAGTGCGCGTTTCATATGGAAGTGCGCGTGATcgtgtttttacgttttttttacgtACTGTTCATAGGGTATGGTGCTGGTCTCATAAGACAGTCGTCGTATGTTCGAGTCCCAGACAGGAAGCATTCTTAGTGATCTGTAGGATCGTAACACAGCCGTGTAATGTCCTTTACACTAAGAATCTGTACACTACACTAAGTATTTCGAAAAAGAAGTTCAAATTCTGGTACAGTATGTAGTACCACAGCTCAACGCATTGAACCGCAGATATTTTCGTTTGAATGTTTTAGCTTATATATCTGTGTTTCTGCGATATGTTGTAATTCGTCAAGAGATATTATCGAAAGGACAAGCGCATGAGACCATCACCATGTGAACGAACGCGGAGCTATATTAGAATCACGGCATCGTCCCGTCAAGTATATCAAACAGATCgtaaaccttttcaaaaacatttcttgCAGCTTCCGAGAAGAACGGTTTAGATGTTTACACTACGACCATATCTTCGCTGATCAGTTAACTGTTCACTACGAAACCTTTTAATATCCACTACACCACAGATAACTTCAAAAATATGAACTGTGACAGAGGCCTTTTACATTTTAAGGGAGAAAGCTGCAATAATTTACCAAAACCTCACGTTCCATTCCAGGaaaattttatcaaaataagACACCTCTTCAAACATCAATATGTCCAGAAGCGTGTACCTACGTGCTGAATTAGCCGTAACCATACATGATAATCTCCAAAGTGCAACATGCAAGTTGCATTGTGCATCGAAATGCAGCTCAAAACTCTTCACAGTGTAATAACATTGTTCAGGAAAGTTGTCGAACAAAACCACACCTCATATCAAAATTGGTTACAGTATCTCACGTTCTACTAGCCAGCAGTAGATAGAATTCAAACTTGCACCAAACAAACCCTGGAATAACCGCGAAAAACAAGCACCATCTGTTGTGTTTATCCTCCCAGAAAGGTTACCGCGAAATTTAGTAGCGAGTAATCACTGTCGGACTCATGACCTGTCGCTAGCTACCACGGCCGTTCCAAGAACACAAACAAAAACAACGCGAACCACGGCCAAGCGCCAATGGTCACCTTGGCTAGAAAACGGAACTTGATATTGTGACGCCTCGCAGTGTCTGCAGCCAGCTGCTTCGAGTAGACGTTGGCGTTGGTCTCATTCTAAGCCAAGCAGTCATTCGAGATGCAGCGTTGTTTGATACGTCTGACCGTGGTGGTCCTTCTGGGTGCGATGGTGTTTGTTGAATGTAAGTTATGTGGATCTCAAAGATCAAATTAATTCGTTGGATTGTGGATCTAAAGATATTACAACATAGAATTTGAACTTGCAGTTAGCGAATCGGCGGCTCTTTTCGACCAGGACAGTGCCCATTTCAAGGCCCAACAGAAGTCTTGCAGTGATCTCTGTGGATTCTGTCCTTCCTGTAACGGTTTCTACTGCGGAGAGGAGTGTATCTGCGAGTGCCGTCAGGATGCCAATGAGCGTGAGCGTTGATGACCTCCAGCAACATCGAACGGTTCATTCTAACATTCTTGCGATTTCCCCAACAGATGTCCAATGTATCAACAAAATCAAGGAAAACAGTGACAAATTGGGACTGATCTACGATGTACTGATTCAGCTGCCGAAGAGTAAGACCAGGTTCGCCCGCAGTCCGGAACCCGGGAAGAAAATCAACATCAACGATGAGGCCACATTTCGGAAGGTAGTGTTCTCAAACTTTGGCCTCGGGCGGCCCATGCCACCGAACGGTGACACTAAACCCGTTCCCGATGCTCATTTGACAGGTGATGGAGTTGATACAGATGCCGATGCAACTAGCACAGCACCCGCTGCGGCGCATGACTGGGAAGCAGAATCGGCGAAACCAGGGCAGACGAGTCTCGCTGGAGCTGAGCTAGAAAGTGTGAAGAGGTAACCCGAGCCGGCGCGTCCGTGGTGTCC carries:
- the LOC131688195 gene encoding uncharacterized protein LOC131688195, which encodes MVFVEFSESAALFDQDSAHFKAQQKSCSDLCGFCPSCNGFYCGEECICECRQDANEHVQCINKIKENSDKLGLIYDVLIQLPKSKTRFARSPEPGKKININDEATFRKVMELIQMPMQLAQHPLRRMTGKQNRRNQGRRVSLELS